DNA from Yamadazyma tenuis chromosome 5, complete sequence:
ACGATTTCGACGATACAGACTGGGACAGCAAGATGGCAGAAATTTTTAATGAACAGTATTACGACGAGGAAAATACCAAACCCGAATGGAGTGATATGGATGATATCGGAAGCGATAATAGcgaagaagttgaagcgGAAGAACCTCCAACgaagaagtccaagaagGATAAActcaaagacaagaaggCTACAAAAAAGGGGAAAGAAAGTCTCAAAGAAAAGGCCAAAGCTCTTGTAGAAGCCAACAAGGCCAGAATCATAGaggaagttgaagaagaagaacaaagagGTCGTCCTCAAGTGGAAgatgtcaagttcaagtatcGTGAAGTTTCTCCTGAATCGTTTGGTTTAACTACTCGAGACATTTTGATAGCTGATGATCAACAGTTGAATTCGTTCATTGgtatcaagaagtttgctCCATACAGACCCCAGGAGTTGAGGGTGAAAGACAGACGGAAGtataagaagaagaagaagatgttggaGGACTGGAGAAAAGAGGTCATGAAAGGATACAAACCGCAAACtaatgaagaaaatgatgataaAACTATCTGGGTCAAAGTCACCGAATCCACGAGTGAAAAGAAAAGTAAGAAGTACAAAAAATAATCTTTGAAACATTTCATTACCATTACATACTAAATAATGTACTAAGCAGAAGCACTGCTTTCAATAAATAAAAACATTACATCAAAGCACCTATTCGTATCCAGGGAAACTTGCGATTGACCTCGCCTTTCCTCTTATGAGCCCAAGGCTTCTTATAGACCTTctggttgaagttggagcATGGGCCATCGGTGCAGGATTCAAAAGTCTCTTCAACCAGATTCTTGCAAATATGAAGAAAAACGTTACGATGCAAACCATCACTCCCACGATACCAAAGAACCAACGAAGTTGACCTGTAGCTTGACCTGGAACGGTGACATTCATACCGAACAAACCAGTAATCACGTTCAAGGGAAGTAACAAGGTTCCCAATAAGGTGACTTGAGATAACATTACGGTGACATTGttattggagttgaccGATTCCACTTGCAATTGAGCCAAGTAGTTGGCATGAGATCTACTGAAGATTTTTTCGTAtgccaacaagttttgaAACATGGTAACCACGTGATCCTGGATATCACCCAAGTATAATGCGATTTCACCTCTTGGTTGGGTTATGTTTGCACTGGATGGCTGAAATTGGTATTGAAGCGGCGATACCATATTTGGAGGAGCACCTGGATTTGGGCCAAAACTGATACCCCCAGTTCCATCATGACTAAAGCCAAGGGGGGCAGTAACATTCGTAGATACAGGAGCAGGTGAAGGAGAATTATAGTGGTTGCTgttatccaagttggccTGAGATTGGGAATGTGCCAACGAATATACTTCGTCCTGGCATCTTTTAGCAAACATCTTAATGACGTCTGCTTTACCAGACAATAACCTCATTAATGTCATAACTTTTCTTCTCGACTCACCAATCCTCTTTAACATGGTACTAAAGTCAGTCTCTCTGGCAACAAGTACCGAATCCTCAATAGCATCAGCTTCATATTCAATGGCAGTGATCACTGGACCGAAACCATCGGTGATATTATCGATGATAGCGTAACAGATCCAGTCTGCACTTACATCAACGTAATCTCTCAATTGACGGACTCTTCTTCTAACATTTGCAGAATGAGTAACTGGAGAAAAGTGGAACGATAATATGCCTTCTCTGAATACCACCATGTACACGTTAATAGGCTCAAGGTAATCTTCAGACTCTTTATCTGGCTCAAAGGTATGGAAACACACAAAGTAATAGTTCCTGAACAATTCGACTTTTTCACGACTTTCCTGGACTCTGATATCTTCCGATGTCAAAGGGTGAAGTCCGaaagcttttgaaagaaCCTTCATTTCAGCATCTGTTGGACATGTACAGTCCAACCACCATGTTCCTTCACCATTATTGAACACTTCTCTTATAGACTGATCCACTTCTGTCAAGGAAGGGATGTCAGGAGCGTGGATGGTTTCACcttggttggtggtgaagaaggaaaatCTTTCTGGCAAAGGACTGGCATCATCGCTCTGGCTATCCACAATTCTGGGGTCAGCAAAGCTCACAAACTCATCAGAACAAGGAGTGGCCTTCGGTTCATACTCATTCATAGTGGAAGAATCTGAAGGGTGCtgtttttccaagtcagGAATCGGTTGGATGGAGCAGTTTTCATCATTGGTCCTCTTGGAACCTCTGGTAAACGCTGTAGCAGTtctcttcaagatattcttGGGAGTATACTTGAGCGATGCCGTCGACTGACGCATGGCAGATGAAGACGATTTTGAGGTGGGCCGGAGACCTTGATACGTGTTGAGCCTGTCGTTGATcatctgctgctgttgctggGCAATTTTGGCAGCATCTCGTTCTTCGTTTATAAACTCATCGATCTCGTCAAAGTCGATTCCGTTGACCCTAACATGCTCCCGAAGCATGGGGAAACAcacatcttcttcagtttccTGAGATGACCTAGATCCATGGGAATTGGCCTCACTGTCGATGGACGAGTTGGAAGGTCTTCTCTCTCTCTCTTTATCGCCGGAATGGGTCGTGTCGTTTGTTCTGTGCCTCGTCATGGGCGAAGCCAAGTCGGCCTCCAAGTTGTCGTTCATGGtgtctcttctttttctccGGACAGACGCATTGACCTTCATGGGAGCATCCACAGTCACATTCAAGTGTCTTTGGTCCTTAGGATCCAAGCCTCCATCGCCAAACGAGTGTGAAAGAGACGTTCTTCTCTGCGCCCGATGGCTGGTCCGCCCGGTCTCGAGAATGCTCACAGGGTTCAAGTTTGCAGAGGAAGGTTCATCACCTAAGACGCTACTGTTGATAGAAACAGTGGGAGGCTGAGGAATGGGTAATGATGCCGGCTGGTTTCTGTGGTCGTCCAAGCGCTGGTCGTAGCGTTGGTTGTACGactgctggtggtggccacGAGGTGACGTCGACGAGTAACTTTCGCTGTCAGACATAGGAAGTGAAGGAAATAATTAGAAGCCCACGTTGGAAACAACACTTGTAAAAAATAGTAGAAGCGCGGGTCTGAGGGGCAGCGTGGGGACGTACGTTGGATGGAACAGTCTTTAGGGGACAGCAATATGTTTCAGTTTAGCAACAAAGCGATACACTCATATTATGGACCACAACGGTATGTTAATGTCAGATATAGTAGCAAAAAAACCTGAGATTTTCATCTTCGCGGAAACAACAGGGTGTGCGTGTACGTGCTCAGATGACTTATTTAATCTACACTAGATGCACTTGGGACTTCTTGGACTGTTCGTCGTTCATATTCACGCATATATTAATTATTATATTCTTATGAGACATACAATACGGATCAATGTTTCTTCAGTCTGTTGCTTTTAGGTACTCTGGCCAACCAGTAACAGAACACAGTTCcgatgatgttgatggcaACGAAAGCAACAAAGATACCAAAGTTTCTCCATCTTTCTGAGTAGATCGAGCTCACCGATGTCAAAAAGTCATTGGTGGACTTCATGGTACAGAATTCACATCCTTCAGTGGCGCTAGGGTTGATAACGTTACCACCAGCAGTTGAAATGTAGCTCGACATGTAGTCACCACAGGTTTGACCAGATGGTGGATCAAAGTGCAACAATTCCTTAGCTCCGCATACAACTTCAGTATTGGCCAAACTAGCTGACAAAACACCTTGAATGAGATATGTTATTGGGTTAGCTCTGTACATGAAGATCCAAAACCCTGGAAAGAAGTCAGCGGTGGCCAACACACCACAGAAGCTAAGACACACAGTAAACAACATGACTGCCAAATTAGCAGCATTATCAGCAATCTCGTTGAAAGACATGGCCCATTGAGCAAGAGTTCCAGCGTAAACATAGAAAAACGAAAGGAAAAGCCAAACCAAGGCTCCTCTTTCGTGCACAGTATCAGTGGGTTCAGCGTTACGGTACAAGCCAAGTGGATAGtaccaacagaagaaggatAAGGTACCAACGGCAAAGTTGAAAGGTATTTCTCCTGTGATTTGAGCACCAATGAAGGCAATCCAACTGTATGTTCTAGATGGAGACTCTCTAACTTCGTATAAAGATCTCGCACTGACGAAGAATGGCAACAACTGTTGGATAATGGTGTTCAAAGGAATGAGCGACATGAAAATAGCAAACATTTGATTCTGCAAACCTTGCTCAGAAGTATCagccttgaagaaagaaaacCCGTTGAAAAGAGACGATGAAACAACcaaaaagatcttggagtaGATGTACCATGGGTTTCTCcaatgttgttgaagaactctCTGGGACACAATTAAGTATTGGGTGAGGTATCCAGCAGCATATGTCTTGTGAGAATCTGCACTTTCATCCTTTGGtaatttgaccaattccGTTTCCATGtattccaattcctttcTAACTTCGGCATACTCAGTTGAGTTTCTCCAAACATCAAAGTAATCTTGTTTAGCATGAGAACCAGGGGCAGCACCGACAACGTGTAACATCCATTCAGCTGGGTTGGCTTCGGGAGGACAAGGATCAGCACcatacttttcaaagtagTTGGTTAAAGTAGAACAGTTTTCACCCAAGCCACCAAAATAGACAGTTTGACCACCCTTTTGTAAGAATAACAATCTGTCGAATTCTTGTAACAAAATGGCTGAAGGCTGGTGAATGGTACACAAGATAGCTTGGCCATGATCAGCCAACtttctcatcaacttacAAACAGACCAGGCAGTTTGAGAATCCAAACCAGAAGTTGGTTcatccaagaacaacaataaTTTTGGTTTAGCAGCCAATTCAACACCAATAGtcaatctctttctttgttcaacattCAATCCTTCACCAGCAACACCAACCAAAGCATCAGCGTAAGGTGTcatttccaacaaatcAATACAGTATTCAACATATTCatccttttcttttttAGAAACGTGAGCTGGTTGTCTCAAGTAAGCCGAAAATCTCAAGGCACCTCTAACAGTAGAGGTTTCCAAATGCaaatcttgttgttgagcGTAACCAATagatctttgaaaagaagagtcCAAGGCATGACCGTTGACCATTCTGGAACCATCAGTGATAACACCGGATGTAAGTCTTTCTGACAAACAGTTCAAAAGTGTAGTCTTACCAGCACCAGAAGAACCCATTAAGGCCGTCAATTGACCAGGTTTAACCCAACCATCAATgtggttcaacaacactCTATCTTCTGTCTTAATCTTCACCTGGTAGGTCAAGTCTTTCCAATGGAAGATGTTTTCgttcttgaccaatttcttctcaaTGTCAGTTTCTTCGCTAATTTCACCAGCAATTTCATCTTGTAAtcccaacttttcttctgagttcaagttatttTCAAGATCCTGTCCCTTAGAGGCAGCGGCAGCAGCTCTGGCCTTCTTGTGTTTCTTTAAGTCACCTTGTAAGAACAAAACAATTTCACCCTTTTGCATGGCACCCTTGTTAAGTTCAGTTAACAAGATGTAGAgacccaagaagaaaatgatgaagCCAACGGTAATACCAAAGTTTCTCCATTTATGAGAGTTGTAGTATTCATAGGACGCAGACAAATAGTTAGTACCGTTAACGAAATTTTGACCAGCAATAGAACCGGTGGTAGAACAAACTCGGTTACTACTACCGATATTGGAGTAATCAGGTCCATTTGGAATGAACTTGGTCTTATAAcatttgaagattctttCGGAAAACTCATTATCCATTAAGGACTCAAACACATAAGCCACTGGATTAATGTAGTTGATCCACCTGGACCATCCCAACATTTTTGGAGTAGGAATAACAAAACCAGTGAAAATAATCatggccaacaacaagaCACTGGCTGGAGTCATAGCACCAGGCAAGGAAGTAGAAACAGCACCAATGGATCTAAAGATGTGGGACATCACCAAGGTGCACAGAAAACCCATTAGCCAGTAGAAGAAAAATCTTCCGGCATCTCTCCTCAAGTTCACCATGAAGTAGAAGGTGACGTTGAAAGACATCGACATCAAAAATTTGGTGGGAAGTTCAGTGATTATAGATGCAAGTGCATCAGCAGCAGGCCTATACAATGCATATTGTTtatgtttttcaacaatgggTCTGGCTTCGAACAAAGCCATGATCTCCAACAACGATGAGAAGGCATTAAACAACACAGCAAAGAAAATAGAAGCACCTCTGTAGTAGAAAGAATCAGTTTCCTGACTCAAGTTGTAGAAAACAGAcgacaaaatcaaccccATAACAGCTTGCATGAAAATAGAGAAAATCGAAATGGAAGGATCACCCTTAAGTCTCAAGATATTTCTTTGCATAACGTACTTGGTCTGCATAGCAAATGAAACAGTATAAGATGAACCGGCTGGCACTCTCTTGGCCTGTTTAGCGACATGGGCCTCATGGAAAAGCTGCTTGTGGTTTTCCTTCTCACTAGTTTCCATatactcttcaatttcGGCAATTAAGTTGGCATATTCAGGAGAATTCTTCCAGTAAGTTTCAAAGTCCTTGGAGGTCCTGGGGACTCTGTCCTCGAAACCAGGCTTGATGATTCTTTCAGCtgggttggtgatggaagtCAAGAAATCAGCAGTAGTTTGTCTTTGAGGACAGATGTAACCCATGTCCTCGAAAAACTTTCTGGCGACTTTACCTTTACCATAGAAAATCTGGTAACCTTCGTACAATACACAAACATTGTCAAACAAATCGTAAGCATCTTGAGAACATTGGTAAATAGCAATCAAAGGTGTGGCATCCAAGATTGTAGCAGAGGTCTTCAAGGCTCTGATAAACTCCAAGGCCGTAGCTGCATCCAAACCTCTGGTAGCGTTATCCCAACACTGAATGTTGGCACCGGATAAAGAGGCCTCAGCAATCGACACTCTCTTTCTCtcaccaccagaaacaCCTCTCACGTAGTCGTTACCGACACGAGTAAACCGGGTATGTGACAATCCATAGGTGGCCATGTAGACGGCAGCCATATGTTTGGCATAGTCTTCTCTCAGGACCAGACCTCTGTTCTGAGGAGTTCTCATTCTAGCAGCGAACTCCAAAGTATCacccaccaacaagttggcGAAGTGGACATCAGTTTCGGCGGAGAAAATCACATCACCTCTGTGGtgcttcttgatatcattcgGAGTCATACCATTGTAGGAGATACGAGACTCAGGACTCACTTTGAACCCGTAGTCATGAGCGGCAATGGTCTTCAAAAGAGTGGAACACCCAGAACCCGGTCTTCCCAACACGACCGTAACCTCACCCGGTTTCATGATAGCATCCATAGGtttcaaaatatcaaagTAACGAGATTCATCGGGTTTTCTGACCATGTTGTACAACTCGTAACTGAGTTTCCACAAAAAGTTGGTCACCGTAGGCTGGTAGTCACTATCGGTAGCAATACCACGGGCACGCAAGTCCCTGTACGCAATTCCCAAGCTGGAGTGCTTATAGTAATCTGGGTCACtatccaacaactttctcaagttcttgacccAAAATTTGGCATTGAACTCATCGCTGTTAGGGTCCAATTGCGGGTCCACACCATCGAATGGTGCTACTCCAGGCACTTGCGACATGTGCGATAAATATCTGATCAAGTCCTGGGATGACTCAGCAAAAGAAGCattttgactttggttGGTGAGGGTCCTGGCAAGAGTACGAATGTGTTCGGAGGCGTTATCATTGAACCCTTGGTATTCAACAATGGAGTCAGCCTCATCGACAGACTTGCCTACGAAGTCATGGACCGAGTTGGAGTCCTGGTAGTTATTCTCTTTTCCATTGTCACACATAGCTGAATGTGGCAAAAAAAAGGGAGGAAACCCAACAGTTTTATAGGCGGGCTGCAAAGACCATTTCGGATCCTTTTTAGAGCCCGATAACCGACGGATGCGGAACTAGATTTGAGCACCGAAGCCGAAGATGGAAAGGGATTAGGTGCATTTTCTAGACCCCGGCGAGTTTTTCAGTGGCGATGATGGTGGGGAAGGATTTTGGAAGTAATCCCCCATCATTTCCTGGGcgtggaggtggtggttgaaCCATGTCTGCCAATGGGATCATTCACTGTCACATTGAAGTATCCTTGGTCCTTGGGATCTCCTTTGTGTGTCAACGTTACCGGCTTGATTTCGGAGGTCTTGATGACCCCAATATATTATAACTGCCACCTAAACGTCGAtaatggtgatgttgcTGCCCAGTTTTTCCACTTTCTGACGTTTTGGTTTAAGAGCTTTCGCGTGAGATAGATCTGGTCGTTTGACGATAAAAACTACTGGTTCTTTTGTCTATCGCCAAACAAGTGCGAAAGCGACCTTCTTCTCAGGGTCCAGCCGCTGGTACGACCGGTCTGAAGAATGCTCAGCGGCTCAAGTTGGTAGAAGAAACATCAAAAGCTATGAGGTCATTTGGGGCTAGGGAAAGGGCACCGGCCGGCTAGTTTCTGTGGTCCAACATCTGGGTGTACGGGTCAGAACTTGTGTGGATGTAAGGGTCAGAACTTAGGGAAGTGTATTTATTTTAGGCGCGAGTACAGCATCAGACATGTTGGTTCAAACAGCTTTTCGAGAATAGGCTTCAGTTTAGCATCAAGCATTCATACTCATATTGTGGACTAGAGGATATGTATATTGTAGCACAGAACTGAGATTCTCATTTTCGCAAAAACTACGGGACGTGCGTGCCCAGATGACATGATTTATCTATACATTAGATCCACTGTTTAggattcttcaacacttctaCCAATTGTTCCTCCCGCGAGCCAGGTTCGGGGTGGTGGTCATATATCCAGGTGGCATTGAGTGGCAATGACATCAAAATACTCTCGATCCGGGCGCCGGGTGTCTGAAGGCCAAACTGAGTGCCTCTATCgatcaccaagttgaattcTACGTATCTTCCTCTTCTTACCTGTTGCCAGTGTTTTTCAGCGTCCGTGAACGGGGTGTGGATTCTTCTTGCCAAAATGGGTATATAAGCCGCCAAAAATGCCCCGAGACATTCGTTGACCATCAAAAGAAGCTCATCAGCAGACTTGATGTCCACATCGTCAAAGAAAATTCCTCCAATTCCCCGGGCCTCGTTTCTGTGTTTGATGTAAAAGTACTCATCACACCACAGTTTGTACTTGGGGTACAAACTCACATCGAACTTATCCAAGGCATCTTTGTGGCACTGGTGGAACAATTTGGCATCATCCTCGTACAAATAGGTAGGAGTTAGGTCGGCACCACCGCCAAACCACCACGCGTCACTCTTGCCGGTCTCGGGATCCAGGGTCTGGAAGTACCGATAGTTCAAGTGCACGGTGGGCGCGTGGGGGTTTGTACAATGAACAATCATCGATAATCCACACACTTTGAACTCGATGGTGCCATCGACAGCAGCCTTAAggtttttgtggttgactTTCATGCGGGCCACGGCGGCTGGGGGCAACACCCCGTGAATGATGGATATGCCTATTCCGGCCTTTTCAATCACTTTTCCGTCTTGAAGTACCATGGTAACCCCACCTCCTTTACCATCTTCTCGGTCCCACTCATCGACGTGGAAGGTTTTCTGGGGTTCCAACGCCTGGAGAGCGGCGGCGATCTGCTTCTGCTTGAAACGGATGAGTTCCTCCATGCGATCGCGCACGGGGATCAAGGTGTCTTTTAAGCGGGTCTCCAtggtgaagttggtggtggatttTGTGGGAACGACGGTTTTTTATAATCGCGGATGGGGTGATTTTGGGTCGCAATGGGTTGATGCGCCCTGTTGTCGCGGTGGTTCGATGCCTCGCGGGCGCTACCACTAGAtgcaccaccacctcgCTCATCGTTGATATTCACGCATATATTAACAATTATTTTCTAATAAAAACCTACGTACAGATTAATGCTTCTTCAGTTTGTTACCTTTAGGTACTCTGGCCAACCAATAACAGAACACAGTTCcaatgatgttgatggcaATGAAACCAATAAAGATACCGAAGTTTCTCCATCTTTCTGAGTATACCGAGCTCACCGATGCCAAAAAGGCATTGGTGGACTTCATGGTACAGAATTTACATCCTTCAGTGGCACTAGGGTTGATAACGTTACCACCAGCAGTTGAAATGTAGCTCGACATGTAGTCACCACAGGTTTGACCAGATGGTGGATCAAAGTGCAACAATTCCTTAGCTCCGCATACAACTTCAGTATTGGCCAAACCAGCCGACAAAATACCTTGGATGAGATATGTCATTGGGTTAGCTCTGTACATGAAGATCCAGAATCCTGGTAAGAAATCAGGACCAGCCAACACACCACAGAAGTTAAGACACATAGTAAACAACATGGCTGCCAAATTAGCAGCATTATCAGCAAGCTCGTTGAAAGACATGGCCCATTGAGCCATAGTTCCAGCGTAAACATAGAAAAACGAAAGGAAAAGCCAAACCAAGGCTCCTCTTTCGTGCACAGTATCAGTGGGTTCAGCGTTACGGTACAAGCCAAGTGGATAGtaccaacagaagaaggatAAGGTACCAACGGCAAAGTTGAAAGGTATTTCTCCTGTGATTTGAGCACCAATGAAGGCAATCCAACTGTATGTTCTAGATGGAGACTCTCTAACTTCGTATAAAGATCTCGCACTGACGAAGAATGGCAACAACTGTTGGATAATGGTGATCAAAGGAATGAGCGACATGAAAATAGCAAACATTTGATTCTGCAAACCTTGCTCAGAAGTATCagccttgaagaaagaaaacCCGTTGAAAAGAGACGATGAAACAACcaaaaagatcttggagtaGATGTACCATGGGTTTCTCcaatgttgttgaagaactctCTGGGACACAATTAAGTATTGGGTGAGGTATCCAGCAGCATATGTCTTGTGAGAATCTGCACTTTCATCCTTTGGtaatttgaccaattccGTTTCCATGtattccaattcctttcTAACTTCGGCATACTCAGTTGAGTTTCTCCAAACATCAAAGTAATCTTGTTTAGCATGAGAACCAGGGGCAGCACCGACAACGTGTAACATCCATTCAGCTGGGTTGGCTTCGGGAGGACAAGGATCAGCACcatacttttcaaagtagTTGGTTAAAGTAGAACAGTTTTCACCCAAGCCACCAAAATAGACAGTTTGACCACCCTTTTGTAAGAATAACAATCTGTCGAATTCTTGTAACAAAATGGCTGAAGGCTGGTGAATGGTACACAAGATAGCTTGGCCATGATCAGCCAACtttctcatcaacttacAAACAGACCAGGCAGTTTGAGAATCCAAACCAGAAGTTGGTTcatccaagaacaacaataaTTTTGGTTTAGCAGCCAATTCAACACCAATAGtcaatctctttctttgttcaacattCAATCCTTCACCAGCAACACCAACCAAAGCATCAGCGTAAGGTGTcatttccaacaaatcAATACAGTATTCAACATATTcatccttttctttcttaGAAACGTGAGCTGGTTGTCTCAAGTAAGCCGAAAATCTCAAGGCACCTCTAACAGTAGAGGTTTCCAAATGCaaatcttgttgttgagcGTAACCAATagatctttgaaaagaagagtcCAAGGCATGACCGTTGACCATTCTGGAACCATCAGTGATAACACCGGATGTAAGTCTTTCTGACAAACAGTTCAAAAGTGTAGTCTTACCAGCACCAGAAGAACCCATTAAGGCCGTCAATTGACCAGGTTTAACCCAACCATCAATgtggttcaacaacactCTATCTTCTGTCTTAATCTTCACCTGGTAGGTCAAGTCTTTCCAA
Protein-coding regions in this window:
- the CDR1_1 gene encoding Multidrug resistance protein (EggNog:ENOG503NTZE; COG:Q) — encoded protein: MCDNGKENNYQDSNSVHDFVGKSVDEADSIVEYQGFNDNASEHIRTLARTLTNQSQNASFAESSQDLIRYLSHMSQVPGVAPFDGVDPQLDPNSDEFNAKFWVKNLRKLLDSDPDYYKHSSLGIAYRDLRARGIATDSDYQPTVTNFLWKLSYELYNMVRKPDESRYFDILKPMDAIMKPGEVTVVLGRPGSGCSTLLKTIAAHDYGFKVSPESRISYNGMTPNDIKKHHRGDVIFSAETDVHFANLLVGDTLEFAARMRTPQNRGSVSREDYAKHMAAVYMATYGLSHTRFTRVGNDYVRGVSGGERKRVSIAEASLSGANIQCWDNATRGLDAATALEFIRALKTSATILDATPLIAIYQCSQDAYDLFDNVCVLYEGYQIFYGKGKVARKFFEDMGYICPQRQTTADFLTSITNPAERIIKPGFEDRVPRTSKDFETYWKNSPEYANLIAEIEEYMETSEKENHKQLFHEAHVAKQAKRVPAGSSYTVSFAMQTKYVMQRNILRLKGDPSISIFSIFMQAVMGLILSSVFYNLSQETDSFYYRGASIFFAVLFNAFSSLLEIMALFEARPIVEKHKQYALYRPAADALASIITELPTKFLMSMSFNVTFYFMVNLRRDAGRFFFYWLMGFSCTLVMSHIFRSIGAVSTSLPGAMTPASVLLLAMIIFTGFVIPTPKMLGWSRWINYINPVAYVFESLMDNEFSERIFKCYKTKFIPNGPDYSNIGSSNRVCSTTGSIAGQNFVNGTNYLSASYEYYNSHKWRNFGITVGFIIFFLGLYILLTELNKGAMQKGEIVLFLQGDLKKHKKARAAAAASKGQDLENNLNSEEKLGLQDEIAGEISEETDIEKKLVKNENIFHWKDLTYQVKIKTEDRVLLNHIDGWVKPGQLTALMGSSGAGKTTLLNCLSERLTSGVITDGSRMVNGHALDSSFQRSIGYAQQQDLHLETSTVRGALRFSAYLRQPAHVSKKEKDEYVEYCIDLLEMTPYADALVGVAGEGLNVEQRKRLTIGVELAAKPKLLLFLDEPTSGLDSQTAWSVCKLMRKLADHGQAILCTIHQPSAILLQEFDRLLFLQKGGQTVYFGGLGENCSTLTNYFEKYGADPCPPEANPAEWMLHVVGAAPGSHAKQDYFDVWRNSTEYAEVRKELEYMETELVKLPKDESADSHKTYAAGYLTQYLIVSQRVLQQHWRNPWYIYSKIFLVVSSSLFNGFSFFKADTSEQGLQNQMFAIFMSLIPLNTIIQQLLPFFVSARSLYEVRESPSRTYSWIAFIGAQITGEIPFNFAVGTLSFFCWYYPLGLYRNAEPTDTVHERGALVWLFLSFFYVYAGTLAQWAMSFNEIADNAANLAVMLFTVCLSFCGVLATADFFPGFWIFMYRANPITYLIQGVLSASLANTEVVCGAKELLHFDPPSGQTCGDYMSSYISTAGGNVINPSATEGCEFCTMKSTNDFLTSVSSIYSERWRNFGIFVAFVAINIIGTVFCYWLARRLDDHRNQPASLPIPQPPTVSINSSVLGDEPSSANLNPVSILETGRTSHRAQRRTSLSHSFGDGGLDPKDQRHLNVTVDAPMKVNASVRRKRRDTMNDNLEADLASPMTRHRTNDTTHSGDKERERRPSNSSIDSEANSHGSRSSQETEEDVCFPMLREHVRVNGIDFDEIDEFINEERDAAKIAQQQQQMINDRLNTYQGLRPTSKSSSSAMRQSTASLKYTPKNILKRTATAFTRGSKRTNDENCSIQPIPDLEKQHPSDSSTMNEYEPKATPCSDEFVSFADPRIVDSQSDDASPLPERFSFFTTNQGETIHAPDIPSLTEVDQSIREVFNNGEGTWWLDCTCPTDAEMKVLSKAFGLHPLTSEDIRVQESREKVELFRNYYFVCFHTFEPDKESEDYLEPINVYMVVFREGILSFHFSPVTHSANVRRRVRQLRDYVDVSADWICYAIIDNITDGFGPVITAIEYEADAIEDSVLVARETDFSTMLKRIGESRRKVMTLMRLLSGKADVIKMFAKRCQDEVYSLAHSQSQANLDNSNHYNSPSPAPVSTNVTAPLGFSHDGTGGISFGPNPGAPPNMVSPLQYQFQPSSANITQPRGEIALYLGDIQDHVVTMFQNLLAYEKIFSRSHANYLAQLQVESVNSNNNVTVMLSQVTLLGTLLLPLNVITGLFGMNVTVPGQATGQLRWFFGIVGVMVCIVTFFFIFARIWLKRLLNPAPMAHAPTSTRRSIRSLGLIRGKARSIASFPGYE